One Symphalangus syndactylus isolate Jambi chromosome 10, NHGRI_mSymSyn1-v2.1_pri, whole genome shotgun sequence genomic region harbors:
- the FAM186B gene encoding protein FAM186B isoform X4, with product MESLTALCSTLIEGQKKRSQVSKRTFWQGWQGRSPQTSPSHPQPLGPEQMLQDQHTMNTKASEVTSMLQELLDSTMFSKGEVRAIRYMATVVENLNKALILQHKENRSLETKYRHLQMQATKELSSQRLHFQQFVEVLESRRDALLKQVEILGGRYHDLLLTKQALEFQLKKAQTATGQAEDPAEVSVDSPGPSDRETLPRKETVTEESQQEQMKEEQLFSPLPPSPMATMRDSGAIAAGHQPLSTMTVHSRVADVFSSKDTESLEPVLLPLVDRRFPKKWERPVAESSGHKDKDQEDYFQEKGGLQIKFQCSKQLSLESSRQVTSESQEEPWEEEFGWETRRQLWLEEEEMWQQRQKKWALLEQEHQEKLRQWKLEDLAREQQRRWVQLEKEQESPGREPEQLGEDVESRIFTPTSRRRDLEKAELSLVPAPSQTQSAHQSRRPHLPMSPSTQQPALGKQRPMSSVEFTYRPRTHRVPTKPKKSASFPVTGTSIQRLTRPSLQISPATLKEKVYHMDMEAQRKNLQLLSEESELRLPHYLRSKALELTTTTMELGALRLQYLCHKYIFYRCLQSLRQEAINHVQIVKETKPSYKAQNLYIFLENIDRLQSLRLQAWTDKQKGLEEKRRECLSSMVTMFPKLQLEWNIHLNIPDVTSPKPKKCKLPAASPRHIRPSGPTYKQPFQSRHWECVPLQMARQQGKQMEAVWKTEVASSSYAIEKKTPASLPWDQLRGHPDIPRLLTLDV from the exons TGTCCAAACGCACCTTCTGGCAGGGCTGGCAGGGAAGAAGCCCACAGACATCTCCATCCCACCCTCAGCCACTGGGCCCAGAACAGATGCTCCAGGACCAGCATACCATGAACACGAAGGCCTCGGAGGTGACGTCCATGCTGCAGGAGCTCCTGGACTCTACCATGTTCAGCAAGGGGGAGGTCAGGGCCATCAGGTACATGGCTACTGTGGTGGAGAACCTCAACAAGGCCTTGATCCTCCAACACAAGGAGAACAGGAGCCTGGAGACCAAATACAGACACCTGCAAATGCAGGCAACCAAAGAGCTCAGCAGCCAGAGGCTGCACTTCCAGCAGTTTGTGGAGGTCCTTGAGAGCAGGAGGGATGCTCTGCTGAAGCAGGTAGAGATCTTAGGGGGAAGGTACCATGACCTTCTCCTGACGAAGCAGGCCTTGGAGTTCCAGCTGAAGAAGGCTCAGACTGCTACGGGTCAGGCAGAAGACCCAGCTGAGGTTTCTGTTGACTCCCCGGGTCCCTCTGACAGAGAGACCCTCCCAAGGAAAGAAACAGTCACGGAGGAAAGCCAACAGGAACAGATGAAGGAGGAGCAGTTGTTCTCGCCACTTCCCCCAAGTCCCATGGCCACGATGCGGGACAGTGGTGCTATAGCTGCAGGGCACCAGCcactttccaccatgactgtgcaCTCGAGGGTCGCAGATGTGTTCAGCAGCAAGGACACTGAGAGCCTTGAGCCTGTGCTTTTACCCTTAGTAGATCGCAGGTTTCCTAAGAAATGGGAAAGACCGGTGGCAGAAAGCTCAGGCCACAAAGACAAAGACCAGGAGGACTACTTCCAGGAGAAGGGAGGACTCCAAATTAAGTTCCAATGTAGCAAGCAGCTGTCTCTGGAGAGCTCCAGGCAGGTGACCTCTGAGAGCCAAGAGGAGCCCTGGGAGGAGGAATTTGGCTGGGAGACGCGGAGGCAGctgtggctggaggaggaggagatgtggCAGCAGCGGCAGAAGAAGTGGGCCCTGCTGGAGCAGGAGCACCAGGAGAAGCTGCGGCAGTGGAAGCTGGAAGACCTGGCCAGGGAGCAGCAGCGGAGATGGGTCCAGCTAGAAAAGGAGCAGGAGAGCCCAGGGAGAGAGCCGGAGCAGCTAGGGGAGGATGTGGAGAGCAGGATCTTCACACCCACCAGTCGACGGAGGGACTTGGAGAAGGCAGAGCTATCATTAGTGCCTGCCCCAAGCCAGACCCAATCTGCTCACCAAAGCAGGAGGCCACACTTGCCCATGTCTCCTAGTACCCAGCAGCCTGCCCTGGGAAAGCAGAGACCTATGAGTTCAGTGGAGTTTACCTACAGACCACGGACCCACCGAGTTCCCACAAAGCCCAAGAAATCTGCCTCCTTTCCTGTCACTGGGACATCCATCCAAAGGCTGACCCGGCCCTCTTTGCAGATATCCCCTGCAACTCTTAAGGAGAAGGTGTACCACATGGACATGGAGGCCCAGAGGAAGAACCTGCAGCTCCTGAGTGAGGAGTCTGAGTTGAGGCTGCCCCACTACCTGCGCAGCAAAGCGCTGGagctcaccaccaccaccatggaGCTGGGCGCGCTCAGGCTGCAGTACCTGTGCCATAAGTACATCTTCTATAGATGCCTCCAGAGCCTCCG gCAAGAAGCAATCAACCACGTACAAATCGTGAAAGAAACGAAGCCTTCCTACAAGGCCCAGAACCTCTACATCTTCCTGGAAAACATTGACCGCCTGCAGAGTCTCAGGCTGCAGGCCTGGACGGACAAGCAGAAGGGCCTGGAGGAGAAGCGCCGAGAGTGCCTGAGCAGCATGGTGACCATGTTCCCCAAG CTCCAGCTGGAGTGGAACATTCACCTGAACATCCCTGATGTCACCTCACCAAAGCCAAAGAAATGCAAGTTGCCTGCAGCCTCACCCCGGCACATCCGCCCCAGTGGCCCCACCTACAAGCAGCCCTTTCAGTCTAGGCACTGGGAATGTGTGCCCCTGCAGATGGCCCG CCAACAGGGAAAGCAGATGGAGGCTGTCTGGAAGACCGAGGTGGCCTCCTCCAGTTACGCAATAGAAAAAAAGACCCCTGCCAGCCTTCCCTGGGACCAGCTGAGGGGACACCCAGATATTCCCCGGCTGTTGACACTGGACGTGTAG
- the LOC129491921 gene encoding DNA-directed RNA polymerases I, II, and III subunit RPABC4-like — KGAHNDTQDIQPPKQQPMIYICGECHAENEIKSRDPIRCRECVYRIIFKKMTERLVGFDAQ; from the coding sequence AAGGGGGCTCACAATGACACCCAGGACATTCAACCCCCAAAGCAGCAGCCAATGATATATATCTGTGGAGAATGTcatgcagaaaatgaaataaaatccagGGATCCAATCAGATGCAGAGAATGTGTATACAGAATAATATTCAAGAAAATGACTGAAAGATTGGTGGGTTTTGATGCTCAGTGA